A single region of the Rhizobium grahamii genome encodes:
- a CDS encoding ABC transporter substrate-binding protein has protein sequence MYRLRTTIAAVALLASTSLAGAEEITLWVRTSSGAVLQGLAEKYNAAHSDKVNVTQITAEQMVPKLGAAIAGGAAPDGAVLDLIYLPTFAANDSLEDISDFVKGLPYADALSPSHIRLATYDGKVYGVPALPDASIIAYNTDLFKKAGLDPDKAPASLEEIAADAKKIHALDKETYGFYFVANSGSWLIYDFLPHLWAASADVLSDDGRTATVDTPALRDTVAAYRDMWKSGAIHPTSRSGNGNNAVEAFASGKVGILMTGSYIVNLLTSKYPDVKFAVAPIPGPKGGASSFAGGDTLALIKGLSEEKKKVALDFVKFYMEPEQQVYITQESGMPSRTDLAKEAYAKFDQRNLIAYDILAKARTPYTFSSDELFVSRTGPFLNLIQGTIFGDDIDGSIKKAQDDFTKILDRTNP, from the coding sequence ATGTACCGTCTAAGAACTACGATTGCAGCTGTTGCTCTGTTGGCGAGCACTTCTCTCGCCGGCGCTGAAGAAATCACGCTATGGGTGCGTACGTCATCGGGGGCAGTGCTCCAGGGGCTTGCTGAAAAATACAACGCCGCCCATTCCGATAAGGTCAACGTCACCCAGATCACCGCTGAACAGATGGTGCCGAAGCTCGGCGCCGCGATTGCCGGTGGCGCAGCGCCAGATGGCGCGGTCCTCGATCTCATCTATCTCCCGACCTTTGCCGCAAACGACAGCCTTGAAGATATCAGCGATTTTGTGAAGGGCCTTCCATATGCTGACGCGCTGAGCCCCTCACATATTCGTCTGGCCACCTATGACGGCAAGGTGTACGGCGTCCCTGCATTGCCCGACGCTTCAATCATTGCCTACAACACGGACCTCTTCAAGAAGGCGGGTCTCGATCCCGACAAGGCGCCGGCCTCACTCGAAGAGATTGCCGCAGACGCCAAGAAAATCCATGCGTTGGACAAGGAAACCTACGGCTTTTATTTCGTCGCCAATTCCGGCAGCTGGCTGATCTACGACTTCCTGCCGCATCTCTGGGCCGCCAGCGCGGATGTGCTGAGCGATGACGGGCGCACCGCGACCGTCGATACGCCGGCGTTGCGCGATACCGTTGCGGCTTATCGCGACATGTGGAAGTCCGGCGCCATCCACCCGACCTCGCGTTCGGGCAACGGCAACAATGCGGTTGAGGCCTTCGCATCGGGCAAGGTCGGCATCCTCATGACCGGCTCGTACATCGTCAACTTGCTGACCAGCAAGTATCCCGATGTCAAGTTCGCGGTTGCTCCGATCCCCGGCCCGAAGGGCGGCGCGTCGAGCTTTGCCGGCGGCGATACGCTGGCGCTCATCAAGGGTCTCAGCGAGGAAAAGAAGAAGGTCGCCCTCGACTTCGTTAAATTCTACATGGAGCCCGAGCAGCAGGTCTATATCACACAGGAATCCGGCATGCCGTCGCGCACGGACCTCGCCAAGGAAGCCTACGCGAAATTCGATCAGCGCAACCTCATTGCCTATGACATCCTGGCAAAGGCCCGCACGCCTTACACGTTCTCGTCCGATGAGTTGTTCGTCAGCCGCACGGGCCCGTTCCTCAACCTGATCCAGGGCACGATCTTCGGCGATGACATCGATGGATCGATCAAGAAGGCGCAGGACGACTTCACCAAGATTCTCGACCGCACCAATCCGTAA
- a CDS encoding carbohydrate ABC transporter permease translates to MKQPISGEPEPQGWLGLAFILPGFLFILVLFLVPLAMTIWMSFYNWPLLGRKKFIGFANYGELLGDMQLWHSLGFTMLYTVLVTAAIFAVAFPLALIVDRPLRSAGFFRTIFFMPVVIGFGAASTLWMWLLNPDSGVFAQVLRGIGLISAAPRPLESFWPALAVIILMVVWKTAGFTMVILLTGLQGISNDVIEAAKIDGASVFSRFRRITLPLMRNSLVLALVLNVTSSMLAFDQFFIITQGGPENSTISAVFSIYLASFSSYRLGYGSALSFALLIVLVAISAIQFVLLRERAEEG, encoded by the coding sequence ATGAAACAGCCGATCTCCGGCGAACCGGAGCCGCAGGGCTGGCTCGGACTGGCATTCATCCTGCCCGGCTTCCTGTTCATCCTGGTTCTGTTTCTTGTTCCGCTCGCCATGACGATATGGATGAGCTTCTACAATTGGCCCTTGCTCGGCCGGAAGAAATTCATCGGTTTTGCCAACTACGGTGAACTCCTTGGCGATATGCAGCTTTGGCACTCGCTGGGCTTCACCATGCTTTACACGGTGTTGGTCACGGCCGCGATCTTTGCCGTAGCCTTCCCCTTGGCGCTGATCGTCGACCGCCCGCTGCGATCCGCCGGCTTCTTCCGTACGATCTTCTTCATGCCTGTTGTCATCGGCTTCGGCGCCGCGTCCACGCTCTGGATGTGGCTGCTCAACCCCGACAGCGGCGTCTTTGCCCAAGTCCTGCGCGGCATCGGCCTGATCAGCGCGGCACCCCGGCCGCTTGAAAGCTTCTGGCCGGCGCTCGCCGTGATCATTCTGATGGTCGTCTGGAAGACCGCCGGCTTCACCATGGTCATTCTGCTGACCGGTCTGCAGGGTATTTCCAACGACGTGATCGAGGCTGCCAAGATCGATGGCGCCAGCGTCTTCAGCCGCTTTCGCCGGATCACGCTGCCATTGATGCGCAATTCCCTTGTGCTGGCCCTGGTTCTCAACGTCACCTCGTCGATGCTCGCCTTCGACCAGTTCTTCATCATCACGCAAGGTGGCCCCGAAAATAGCACGATCTCGGCCGTGTTCTCGATCTACCTCGCGTCCTTCTCGTCCTATCGGCTCGGTTACGGCTCTGCACTCTCCTTTGCGCTGCTGATCGTTCTGGTTGCCATTAGTGCCATTCAATTCGTGCTGTTGCGCGAACGCGCGGAGGAAGGCTGA
- a CDS encoding carbohydrate ABC transporter permease produces MTSQSTPSSNPRGGHTGYLLFLLASILFAIFFIMPIVWSLANSFKPAAEALANPAALFSKTFSLENYRRLENVGAGWYIYAGNSVLIAVGTVLLTIIVSVPAGYGFSKFKFPGQSMLFVLIMATMMIPFQSILTPLFLILKMLSLQNSLFGLVLIYVTFQLPFSVFMMRNAFDAVPKALIEAARIDGASQATILRRIMLPIALPGVATVAMFAFLNSWNEFLAALIFLSDQNKFTLPIMLVNVSSGLYGIIDWGALQAGIAVTMIPCIILFLLLQRYYVRGLTAGAVK; encoded by the coding sequence ATGACCTCCCAATCCACTCCGAGCAGCAATCCGCGCGGCGGCCACACCGGCTATCTGCTGTTCCTGCTCGCATCGATCCTGTTTGCGATCTTCTTCATCATGCCGATCGTCTGGTCGCTGGCGAATTCGTTCAAGCCAGCCGCGGAAGCGCTCGCCAATCCGGCAGCGCTGTTTTCGAAGACCTTCTCGCTGGAAAATTACCGCCGCCTCGAGAATGTCGGTGCCGGATGGTACATCTATGCGGGCAACTCGGTGCTGATCGCGGTCGGGACGGTGCTGCTGACAATCATCGTCTCGGTGCCTGCCGGCTACGGCTTCTCCAAGTTCAAGTTCCCCGGTCAGTCGATGCTGTTCGTCCTGATCATGGCGACGATGATGATCCCGTTTCAGTCGATCCTGACGCCGCTGTTCCTCATCCTGAAGATGCTCAGCCTGCAGAACAGCCTGTTCGGGCTGGTCCTGATCTACGTCACGTTCCAGCTGCCGTTTTCGGTCTTCATGATGCGCAATGCGTTTGATGCCGTGCCCAAGGCGCTGATCGAGGCCGCGCGCATCGACGGCGCCTCACAAGCGACGATCCTGCGGCGCATCATGTTGCCGATCGCCTTGCCTGGCGTAGCGACGGTGGCGATGTTCGCCTTCCTGAATTCGTGGAACGAGTTCTTAGCAGCACTCATCTTCCTGTCGGATCAGAACAAGTTCACCCTGCCTATCATGCTGGTGAACGTGTCGTCTGGTCTCTACGGCATCATCGATTGGGGCGCATTGCAGGCCGGCATCGCGGTCACCATGATCCCCTGCATCATCCTGTTTCTTCTTCTGCAACGCTACTATGTGCGCGGCCTGACGGCCGGCGCCGTGAAATGA
- a CDS encoding alpha/beta fold hydrolase: protein MLVSEYTIPGVHVRDHLVDVPLDWKKPDSPTIKVFAREVCDPTRKKEPLPVLLFLQGGPGGKSPRPVGGGPSWLGEALKNYRVVLLDQRGTGRSTRIESATMAAFADGNAGARYLSHFRADSIVADCEHIRKTVFGGARWETLGQSYGGFLTLTYLSRAPEGLAACYVTGGLAGLSASADDVYRRTYPRVAAKNREYYKRYPADRDRIGRIADKIAAEDVRLPDGDRLTIRRLQTVGIDFGMAPGYENIHWLIDEAFSDHEETRFSDAFLASVMSLTSYDGNPMFAALQESIYGQGSGATGWAAERVRPEFSEFGEGSRPLLLTGEMMYPWMFEEIRSLRPFRDAVDALARYDQFEPLYDPARLASSEIPVAAAVYFDDMYVDAELSLATAKDVGNVQAWVTNEFEHDGVRQSSTVFSRLRQMVRERGGPLS from the coding sequence ATGCTCGTCAGCGAATACACGATCCCCGGCGTCCACGTCCGTGACCATCTCGTCGACGTGCCGCTCGACTGGAAGAAGCCGGACAGCCCAACGATCAAGGTGTTTGCGCGCGAGGTCTGCGACCCCACCCGCAAGAAGGAACCGCTGCCCGTGCTGCTGTTCCTCCAGGGCGGCCCAGGCGGCAAGTCGCCGCGTCCCGTGGGCGGAGGTCCGTCGTGGCTCGGCGAAGCGCTCAAGAATTACCGTGTTGTTCTGCTCGACCAGCGTGGCACGGGCAGAAGCACCCGTATCGAGAGCGCCACAATGGCGGCATTTGCCGATGGAAATGCTGGAGCTCGCTATCTCAGTCATTTCCGCGCCGACAGCATCGTTGCCGATTGCGAACATATCAGGAAGACCGTCTTTGGCGGCGCGCGTTGGGAGACGCTCGGCCAGAGCTATGGCGGCTTCCTGACGCTGACCTATCTGTCGCGGGCTCCCGAGGGGTTGGCGGCCTGCTATGTGACGGGTGGGCTTGCGGGACTTTCAGCGAGCGCGGACGACGTATACAGACGGACCTATCCGCGTGTTGCTGCCAAGAACCGTGAATACTACAAGCGATACCCTGCCGATCGCGACCGCATTGGCCGGATCGCGGACAAGATCGCGGCGGAGGATGTCCGCCTGCCCGATGGCGACCGGTTGACGATCCGCAGATTGCAAACCGTCGGCATCGATTTCGGCATGGCGCCGGGATATGAGAATATCCACTGGCTGATCGACGAGGCATTCTCCGACCACGAGGAAACACGCTTCTCCGACGCTTTCCTGGCATCGGTCATGTCCCTCACATCGTACGATGGCAACCCGATGTTCGCCGCCCTGCAGGAAAGCATCTACGGCCAAGGCTCTGGAGCAACCGGCTGGGCCGCTGAACGGGTAAGGCCCGAATTCTCGGAATTTGGCGAGGGAAGCCGACCGCTGCTCCTGACCGGCGAAATGATGTACCCATGGATGTTCGAGGAAATCCGCTCGCTGCGGCCGTTCCGCGATGCGGTCGATGCACTTGCCCGCTACGACCAGTTCGAGCCGCTCTACGATCCCGCAAGACTTGCATCGAGCGAAATCCCCGTGGCTGCCGCCGTCTACTTCGACGATATGTATGTCGATGCCGAACTGTCGCTGGCAACCGCGAAGGATGTGGGCAACGTTCAGGCTTGGGTGACCAACGAGTTCGAGCATGACGGCGTACGCCAGTCCTCGACCGTCTTCTCCCGCCTCCGCCAGATGGTGCGCGAGCGTGGCGGTCCATTGAGCTAG
- a CDS encoding GGDEF domain-containing protein, with protein sequence MMVLSSLIEKFARRRAPSGLGTMDRSGDVKHLQKVFDHCSRAARIGVWECTLADEKLYWTDMVYEIFDLPPNTPLVRDEIVALYSPETMSELHRLRSAAIEQRGGFSLDAEIVTHKGNRRWVRITASVECENGAPVRIFGLKQDVTAEMIMMREIRRRAEFDHLTGLHNRFKFHERLDQLCDVGSDTALLLVDLDGFKNVNDTLGHKQGDLCLIDAAARLSSAAEGADLVARIGGDEFAVIYSGSAAKHIEQIAGRIVGALNWQLGEGASIGASIGVAHRLPGISSGVLYEEADKAMYEAKTQGRNRFVLFRPQSNSLSAA encoded by the coding sequence ATGATGGTGCTGTCGTCCCTGATAGAAAAATTTGCGCGCCGCAGGGCTCCTTCTGGCCTCGGAACGATGGACCGTTCCGGAGACGTCAAACATCTGCAAAAGGTGTTCGATCACTGCTCACGGGCGGCACGGATCGGCGTCTGGGAGTGCACGCTCGCCGACGAGAAGCTCTACTGGACCGACATGGTCTACGAAATTTTCGACCTGCCGCCGAACACGCCACTGGTGCGCGACGAGATCGTGGCGCTCTATTCGCCTGAAACGATGAGTGAGCTTCATCGGCTTCGGTCCGCCGCGATCGAGCAGCGCGGCGGCTTCTCGCTCGATGCCGAGATCGTGACGCATAAAGGCAACCGCCGCTGGGTGAGGATCACCGCCTCCGTCGAATGTGAAAACGGTGCGCCGGTGCGCATCTTCGGCCTCAAGCAAGACGTCACGGCTGAGATGATCATGATGCGCGAAATCCGCCGCAGAGCCGAATTCGACCATCTGACCGGACTGCACAACAGGTTCAAGTTCCATGAACGGCTTGACCAGTTGTGCGACGTGGGATCCGACACCGCCCTTCTGCTGGTGGATCTGGATGGCTTCAAGAACGTCAACGACACGCTCGGCCACAAGCAGGGTGATCTTTGCCTGATCGATGCAGCGGCTCGCCTCAGCAGTGCCGCGGAAGGCGCCGATCTCGTGGCCAGAATCGGGGGCGACGAGTTCGCAGTGATCTATAGCGGTAGTGCGGCGAAACACATCGAGCAGATCGCTGGCCGGATCGTCGGCGCTCTCAACTGGCAATTGGGCGAGGGGGCATCCATTGGCGCGTCGATCGGCGTCGCCCATAGGTTGCCGGGGATCAGTTCCGGCGTCCTCTACGAGGAAGCGGACAAGGCCATGTACGAGGCGAAGACGCAAGGGCGCAATCGTTTCGTCCTGTTCCGCCCACAATCGAACTCCCTGAGTGCCGCGTAA
- a CDS encoding extracellular solute-binding protein: MNRRDFLVTTTAAAGMLMLPRLASAATATIDLYSGSDANIIDFWNNTVRPAFEKVHPDLAVKITDAGDNTGLRAIADRALAALKTNTNPQADIFEHFDPRLPPAGAEAGLWVEFSAQNIEGFDHVNPLAVDSKYSLPYRGSQVLLAYDKTKLDSKDAPKSWEQLTAWIKANPGQFIYNRPDKGGSGGNFVRRAIHEANGRDPKKFTIDNFTADYANQALTPAWALLNDLAPSLYEKGAYTAGNTQSIQLLAQGVVTMTPVWSDQVLQAISQGVLPETTGLVQLGDLALCGGFSRMTVFSNGANKDAAMKLAAFLLTKEMQEAIITEIGGFPGISWDHISDELRQKYADVIPATIPTFPGGDWETTINDGWYRNVAPGISRT, translated from the coding sequence ATGAACAGACGCGATTTCCTCGTCACCACCACTGCCGCAGCAGGTATGCTGATGCTTCCGCGCCTCGCATCGGCCGCGACAGCGACGATCGATCTCTACAGCGGATCGGACGCGAACATCATCGACTTCTGGAACAATACCGTCCGTCCGGCCTTCGAGAAGGTCCATCCGGATCTCGCGGTGAAGATCACCGATGCAGGCGACAATACCGGTTTGCGCGCGATTGCAGACCGCGCCCTGGCTGCGTTGAAGACGAACACAAATCCGCAGGCTGATATCTTCGAGCATTTCGATCCTCGCCTCCCGCCGGCAGGCGCGGAAGCCGGCCTGTGGGTCGAATTCTCGGCGCAGAACATTGAAGGATTCGACCACGTCAATCCGCTGGCGGTCGATAGCAAGTACTCGCTTCCCTATCGCGGATCGCAGGTGCTGCTGGCCTACGACAAGACCAAGCTGGATTCGAAGGATGCGCCCAAGAGCTGGGAACAGCTGACGGCCTGGATCAAGGCCAATCCGGGCCAGTTCATTTACAACCGTCCAGACAAGGGCGGTTCGGGTGGCAACTTCGTTCGTCGTGCCATTCACGAAGCCAATGGTCGCGACCCGAAGAAATTCACGATCGACAACTTCACGGCTGATTATGCCAATCAGGCACTGACGCCGGCCTGGGCGTTGCTGAATGATCTCGCGCCGTCGCTCTACGAAAAGGGCGCCTATACGGCTGGCAATACGCAGTCGATCCAGCTACTCGCGCAGGGCGTCGTGACGATGACACCAGTATGGTCCGACCAGGTCTTGCAGGCGATCTCGCAGGGCGTTCTTCCTGAGACCACGGGTCTTGTCCAGCTTGGCGACCTGGCACTCTGCGGCGGCTTCTCGCGCATGACGGTGTTCTCGAATGGCGCCAACAAGGATGCGGCGATGAAGCTCGCGGCCTTCCTGCTGACTAAGGAAATGCAGGAAGCAATCATCACGGAAATCGGCGGCTTCCCTGGAATCTCGTGGGATCACATCTCCGACGAGCTGCGCCAGAAGTATGCCGATGTCATCCCAGCCACGATCCCGACCTTCCCGGGCGGCGATTGGGAAACCACCATCAACGACGGTTGGTACCGCAACGTCGCACCGGGCATCAGCCGCACCTGA
- a CDS encoding ABC transporter permease, with protein MKPLNVAVAEADWIGVLLALLLTLFIALPLVVVGTWAFSEVWRYPAVIPQQFGLRYWSLTLSRKDVWDALFLSLRLATTVTVLSAIICLPAAYAFARMKFPGRNVLFLSFLASHAFPKFGLLVAIAGIFLQIGLISTFWGVVLIQLVGTLMLMIWIPVAAFQNVDRRMEEAARDAGASPLRVFWSITLPQAAPTIVAAVLLTFVGTFYETEGAWLIGAPEIRTMPVLMVTFINNQIVVQYGAVLSVMLWVPSFVALMFARRVVGTGTFAKGLGA; from the coding sequence ATGAAGCCTCTAAACGTGGCCGTTGCCGAGGCGGATTGGATCGGCGTCCTGCTGGCACTGCTGTTGACGCTTTTCATCGCCCTGCCGCTTGTCGTCGTCGGCACCTGGGCCTTCAGCGAGGTCTGGCGCTACCCCGCAGTGATCCCGCAGCAGTTCGGACTCCGCTACTGGTCGCTGACGCTGTCGCGGAAAGATGTCTGGGACGCGCTTTTCCTCAGTCTGCGCCTCGCGACCACAGTGACTGTTCTTTCGGCGATCATTTGTCTTCCGGCCGCCTACGCCTTCGCGCGCATGAAGTTTCCGGGCAGGAACGTCCTCTTTCTGTCGTTCCTTGCGTCCCACGCTTTCCCGAAGTTCGGTCTGCTCGTCGCTATCGCCGGCATCTTTCTGCAGATAGGGCTCATCAGCACGTTTTGGGGCGTGGTCCTCATTCAGTTGGTCGGTACGCTGATGCTGATGATCTGGATACCGGTCGCGGCGTTCCAGAACGTCGATCGGCGGATGGAAGAGGCGGCGCGCGACGCGGGCGCGTCCCCGTTGCGTGTCTTCTGGTCGATCACATTGCCGCAGGCGGCGCCGACGATCGTTGCCGCCGTGTTGCTGACATTTGTCGGCACCTTCTATGAAACGGAAGGGGCCTGGCTGATCGGAGCGCCTGAGATCCGCACTATGCCGGTTCTGATGGTCACGTTCATCAACAATCAGATCGTCGTTCAATACGGTGCAGTGCTCTCCGTCATGCTGTGGGTGCCGTCTTTCGTCGCACTCATGTTCGCTCGCAGAGTGGTCGGAACCGGAACCTTCGCGAAGGGGCTGGGAGCATGA
- a CDS encoding ABC transporter ATP-binding protein: MARLTIKGISKSFGSSHAVRDVSLDVEDGELVCLLGPSGSGKSTLLRMIGGFEAPTAGSILIDAKDVTSLPPEKRPTGMVFQSHALWTHMDVFNNIAFGLKLRRLPKAEIRERVEQALALVGLADYGKRMTTQLSGGQQQRVALARSLVLEPKILLLDEPFASLDQHLRERLREEVRDIQQRLGITTLFVTHGQDEALALADRIVVMRDGSTEQIGPPDRIYREPETEFVAGFIGSMNFIRTTVKAGLSEHAAFALPVPVADGDVVLAVRPEALSIATAKGAGAGVVHRSIDFGTHKVVDVDLADATRVKVMTSSDSNWTKSMQVDLTATAFRVFRDNRLVHEFATTQSRQNDRVFGHA; the protein is encoded by the coding sequence ATGGCGCGCTTGACCATAAAGGGTATCTCGAAGAGTTTCGGTTCCTCTCATGCGGTTCGTGATGTCTCGCTCGATGTCGAGGATGGAGAACTGGTTTGCCTTCTCGGTCCTTCCGGCTCGGGCAAGTCGACACTGCTTCGCATGATCGGCGGCTTCGAAGCACCGACCGCCGGAAGTATCCTGATCGATGCCAAGGATGTGACGTCGTTGCCGCCGGAAAAGCGCCCGACGGGGATGGTGTTCCAGAGCCATGCTCTGTGGACCCACATGGATGTCTTCAACAACATAGCGTTCGGCCTGAAACTGCGCCGCCTTCCGAAAGCTGAGATCCGCGAACGCGTCGAGCAGGCTCTGGCGCTCGTTGGCCTCGCCGATTACGGCAAGCGCATGACGACGCAGCTTTCCGGTGGACAGCAGCAGCGTGTGGCGCTTGCCCGCTCGCTCGTGCTCGAACCGAAGATCCTCTTGCTCGACGAACCCTTCGCAAGCCTTGACCAGCACCTGCGCGAGCGGTTGCGTGAAGAGGTACGTGATATCCAGCAGCGGCTGGGCATCACGACGCTTTTCGTCACGCACGGGCAGGACGAGGCGCTGGCGTTGGCCGACCGGATCGTCGTCATGCGCGACGGCAGCACCGAGCAGATCGGGCCGCCGGACCGCATCTATCGAGAGCCGGAGACGGAATTCGTTGCCGGCTTCATCGGCTCGATGAACTTCATTCGCACGACCGTCAAAGCCGGATTGAGCGAGCATGCTGCCTTCGCGCTCCCGGTCCCCGTCGCGGATGGCGACGTCGTACTCGCCGTTCGCCCTGAGGCCCTGTCAATTGCTACGGCCAAGGGGGCAGGCGCCGGCGTCGTTCACCGGAGTATCGACTTCGGGACACACAAGGTCGTCGACGTCGATCTTGCCGACGCGACGCGGGTGAAAGTCATGACATCGAGCGACAGCAATTGGACGAAGAGTATGCAGGTGGATCTTACGGCCACTGCCTTCAGAGTTTTCCGCGACAATCGTCTGGTGCACGAGTTCGCCACGACGCAGTCGCGTCAGAATGATCGGGTGTTTGGACATGCTTGA
- a CDS encoding glycerophosphodiester phosphodiesterase, with the protein MLDGRGIAIERAGHRTWLKWHRGHRFAGDISFTGERIVEGMELGASVEIDLVRFGGDGFAVLHDETLDAATTGTGPVREATESYLRGLHLRDPFGAQSAHKVMMLEDLAHLLAKIDRDPRAGLQLDLKENSNTIRDADIAAFAAAIAPVAESVILSGGDSLAVERLSKAVPEMAIGYDPCHDGAIERLMETRDFEGFVVGAVDAAPRARMIYLNRRLVLFADQAGFDMIAAFHDTGRVVDAYTINSAVPSTLPTVRRLLELKADQITTDDPVGLERLLTEDQV; encoded by the coding sequence ATGCTTGACGGGCGCGGGATTGCAATCGAACGGGCCGGGCATCGCACGTGGCTGAAATGGCATCGGGGACACCGCTTCGCCGGCGACATCTCGTTCACCGGCGAGCGCATCGTCGAGGGAATGGAACTCGGAGCCAGCGTCGAGATCGACCTGGTGCGCTTCGGCGGAGATGGTTTCGCGGTGCTGCATGACGAAACGCTCGATGCAGCGACAACGGGGACCGGTCCCGTTCGGGAGGCAACGGAGAGCTATCTGCGCGGTCTCCATCTGCGCGATCCATTCGGAGCGCAGAGTGCGCACAAGGTGATGATGCTCGAGGATCTCGCGCACCTTCTGGCAAAGATCGATCGCGATCCCAGGGCCGGTCTGCAGCTTGATCTCAAGGAGAATTCGAACACCATTCGAGACGCCGACATTGCCGCATTCGCAGCGGCTATCGCTCCAGTGGCGGAGTCAGTCATTCTTTCAGGCGGCGACTCCCTTGCGGTCGAGCGGCTCTCGAAAGCCGTGCCCGAGATGGCGATCGGTTACGACCCGTGCCACGACGGAGCGATCGAACGGCTCATGGAAACGCGTGATTTTGAAGGCTTCGTAGTGGGCGCGGTAGATGCGGCGCCGCGTGCGAGAATGATCTATCTCAATCGCCGCCTGGTTCTGTTCGCCGATCAGGCAGGATTTGATATGATCGCGGCCTTCCACGATACGGGCCGGGTCGTTGACGCCTACACGATCAACTCGGCCGTGCCGTCAACATTGCCAACGGTCAGACGGCTGCTTGAGCTGAAGGCCGACCAGATCACGACCGATGATCCGGTTGGTCTGGAGCGGCTTCTGACGGAAGATCAGGTCTGA
- a CDS encoding inositol monophosphatase family protein — protein sequence MSNPNSSEAAKVSSRISPDASPRLTALAEAVLIGGIKARSSLRRRMDGELLAKAPRDYQTEIDVAVERIIVDELNKSFPTYAIKGEEAVGNRNAAEGAPVIYIDPIDGTTNFAWGIPHFGMTISIVENDELVAGVVYDAMLDELFSAELGGGAYLDGQRIACVGSKGTEDVLVGAGLPVPGQLKAVPESVYFSALKRLMATTAGVRRLGSAALSIAYVACGRLDGFFEDGLSLHDYGASALLVREAGGVVTAFNGGPVTENGDILAGNRSLHPWLVEGLQT from the coding sequence ATGTCGAATCCAAATTCCTCCGAAGCCGCCAAAGTGTCCTCCCGCATCTCCCCAGACGCCTCTCCACGCCTTACGGCGCTCGCGGAAGCCGTCCTCATCGGCGGGATCAAGGCGCGCTCGTCGCTCCGTCGTCGCATGGATGGCGAACTGCTGGCCAAAGCACCGCGGGACTATCAGACCGAGATCGACGTTGCCGTCGAACGGATCATCGTGGACGAACTGAACAAGTCCTTTCCGACTTATGCGATCAAGGGCGAAGAGGCGGTCGGCAACCGCAACGCCGCGGAAGGCGCCCCGGTGATCTATATCGACCCGATCGACGGCACGACGAACTTCGCCTGGGGGATACCCCATTTCGGCATGACCATCTCGATCGTCGAGAACGATGAGCTCGTGGCTGGTGTCGTCTACGACGCGATGCTGGACGAGCTGTTCAGCGCCGAGCTTGGTGGCGGCGCCTATCTCGATGGGCAGCGGATCGCGTGTGTGGGCTCCAAGGGAACCGAAGACGTTCTTGTTGGTGCGGGCTTGCCGGTTCCCGGCCAGCTGAAGGCCGTTCCTGAGAGCGTCTATTTCAGCGCACTGAAGCGTCTCATGGCGACCACCGCAGGCGTGCGGAGATTGGGTTCGGCAGCGCTGTCGATCGCCTATGTCGCGTGCGGCCGTCTCGACGGCTTCTTTGAGGATGGGCTATCGTTGCACGACTACGGAGCGTCTGCCCTGCTCGTGCGCGAGGCCGGTGGCGTGGTCACCGCCTTCAATGGTGGCCCGGTCACCGAGAATGGCGATATCCTCGCCGGAAACCGGTCTCTCCACCCTTGGCTCGTTGAAGGCCTTCAGACCTGA
- a CDS encoding NUDIX hydrolase, giving the protein MERRIQIAAALLTRHDNETLLVRKKGTSAFMQPGGKLEPDETAEQALVRELHEELGLEISSSRMRFLGHFQAEAANEPGHLVVADVFEVDIGDQIARPTAEIAEIRWISVNGDPTVQVAPLTRDHILPHYRRTVVNG; this is encoded by the coding sequence ATGGAACGACGAATCCAGATCGCCGCGGCTCTTCTCACGCGGCACGACAACGAAACATTGCTGGTCCGCAAGAAGGGAACGTCGGCCTTCATGCAGCCCGGAGGCAAGCTGGAACCTGATGAGACAGCCGAGCAGGCTCTCGTCCGCGAACTGCATGAGGAGCTAGGTCTGGAAATATCCAGCTCAAGGATGCGGTTCCTCGGTCATTTTCAGGCAGAGGCGGCAAACGAACCCGGCCATCTCGTCGTGGCTGATGTTTTCGAAGTCGACATCGGCGATCAGATTGCACGCCCCACGGCCGAGATTGCCGAAATCCGATGGATTTCCGTCAATGGCGATCCGACTGTTCAGGTTGCTCCCCTGACACGGGATCACATCCTCCCGCATTATCGTCGGACAGTCGTCAACGGCTGA